AGCTATCTACACCACGAATGCGATTGAGTCGCTAAATAGCGTGATCCGACAGGCGATAAAGAAACGTAAGGTGTTCCCGACAGACGACTCAGTGCGGAAAGTGATTTATCTGGCAATCAAGGATGCGTCAAAAAAATGGAGTATGCCGATCCAGAACTGGCGGCTGGCGATGAGTCGTTTTATTATCGAGTTCGGTGACCGCCTGAGCGATCACCTTTAATACGCTGGCAGTTACACAGAATTAGGGATAGCCTCCGTCTCCGGGCTTGTACATAGGCCCTGCCTGCCCCCTCCCCTTGATTACCGGCTTTTGAGTGTGCGGCGGTGCCACGATCTAATGACGGAACACCGCCTTGTGCGTTTTAATCGCAATATTGACTAAAAACCGCTGACCTGTGAAGCAATAGCCTGAGCTTCCTGTTGCCAACCCTGTGCCAAAGTACGCACCAGCGCGTCGTAGCCGTCTTCACCCTGCTTCAATGCCAGGCTGAACGGCTGTTTGATCAGTTGCCCCTGATGGTTCACCACCCATTCGCCGCGAATAATAGCCTTGCCGTCAAAGCGGCCATGAAAGCCGTTAATGGTGACGTTAAGCACATCTTGATCGCTGCTCATCGGCTGGGATGACACCACCCACCCCGGCAGCGCACTGCTCAGGTTGGTGACCAGCGTCTGTTGCAACTGTTGATCGAGCGAGCTAGCCCACAGGTTGTTCTGGGCAATCACATACCGCACATCGTTGGTCTGGTAAACCACGCCGTTTTGTGCCAGATAATCGGCCACGCTTATGTGTTCCAGCCATAACTGACGTGCCGAGACACCGCTGCTACTCACCTGCGCCGGTACACCCAGCGCAGGTAACTGATAGTAGGTTTTCTGTGGCGTACTGCTACAGGCACTGAGGAACAGTAATAGGGCTACCGGGATCCATTTCATCTATTTGTTGGCCTTCTTCGGCTGAGGATCGTGACTGCTCGCGGCTTCAAATACCAGCGCGTTGCTCTTTTCATTCAGGGTGCGCA
The sequence above is drawn from the Serratia symbiotica genome and encodes:
- the pqiC gene encoding membrane integrity-associated transporter subunit PqiC; this encodes MKWIPVALLLFLSACSSTPQKTYYQLPALGVPAQVSSSGVSARQLWLEHISVADYLAQNGVVYQTNDVRYVIAQNNLWASSLDQQLQQTLVTNLSSALPGWVVSSQPMSSDQDVLNVTINGFHGRFDGKAIIRGEWVVNHQGQLIKQPFSLALKQGEDGYDALVRTLAQGWQQEAQAIASQVSGF